From Fusobacterium varium:
TTTTCATCCATAAACATAAGAGCAGCAACATTTTTTTCTCCACCATAAAATTTTTCCAATATAGTTGGTTTCATCTCATCAAATTTAATCAGCATAAACTTTTCCCCCTCATTTTTTATTTCTCATATGTTAACATAGTTGTATAAAAAAAACAACCTGAAACCCTTTAAGATTTCAGATTGTTTTTATCCCCAGATATTTTAAAATTATTCTTCTACAGCTGCTACAGCTTCTTCTTCTAAATCCATTTCATTATATCTAGCTATAACTGAATCAGTTATCTCTTTTCTTAATTCAGGAGTGATTGGATGAGCTATATCTTTATATTCTCCATCAGGCATTTTTCTTGATGGCATAGCCACAAACATTCCCTTTTGTCCATCGATTATTTTTAGACCATGGATAACAAAGCATTCGTCGAATGTTACATCAGCATAAGCTTTTAGCTTCAACTCATTCTCGTTCTTTACCGCCCTTAGTCTAACATCTGTGATTTTCATAATTAATGCACCTTCCCTTATTTTAGTATCATCTATAAAGAACTGCAAAGATGTACTTCACAGCTTTTAAAATGCTCTTTTAATGTTTTATATATATTTTCTGCTTCTTTTTTATCTGCAAAAGTATAATATGCACTTCCACTTCCCGACATAAAAAACTTTAGATTTCCCATTTCTGCTAATTTTTTTCTAAAATTTATTATATTCTTATCTTCAATGAGAAGTCCCTGTTCCAGATGATTTTCTATATTTTCTTCTACTTTTGATATACTGTTTTCTTTCAATCCCAGAACTATCTTATTTATATCTGCATCTTTTTTATTATTGAGCGTATACATATTTTTATATGCTTTTCCTGTAGAAACTCCAAAATCTGGCTTTATAACTATTATCAAATTTTCCAGATTATTTTCTATTATTTCAATATTTTCTCCTATACCAGTAACTCTGGCAGATTTGTTTATTAGAAAAAATGGAATATCAGCTCCTATACTTTTTCCTATTTCTATGAGTTTTTCAATTGTAAAATAATTCCCATGAAACTCATTTAAAAGTTTAAGTAAAAATGCTCCATTAGAACTTCCTCCACCAAGCCCAGCCTGATGAGGTATATTTTTTTTTAGATATACATATACTTTTCTTCTTTCAAAACCACTTTCATCATAAAATTTATCATATATTTTATATAAAATATTTTCTTTTCCAGTTGGTATATCTTTTTTATTAGTTTCTATAGTCAACAGTCCAGAAATATCTTCTATTTCTCCGTTCATC
This genomic window contains:
- a CDS encoding putative 4-diphosphocytidyl-2C-methyl-D-erythritol kinase; translation: MKFSLNSNGKINIGLNITGKREDGYHLLDMVMVPISLSDEMNGEIEDISGLLTIETNKKDIPTGKENILYKIYDKFYDESGFERRKVYVYLKKNIPHQAGLGGGSSNGAFLLKLLNEFHGNYFTIEKLIEIGKSIGADIPFFLINKSARVTGIGENIEIIENNLENLIIVIKPDFGVSTGKAYKNMYTLNNKKDADINKIVLGLKENSISKVEENIENHLEQGLLIEDKNIINFRKKLAEMGNLKFFMSGSGSAYYTFADKKEAENIYKTLKEHFKSCEVHLCSSL